From a single Oreochromis niloticus isolate F11D_XX linkage group LG3, O_niloticus_UMD_NMBU, whole genome shotgun sequence genomic region:
- the LOC102078042 gene encoding ladderlectin produces MTWARAERNCLSMGANLASVRSSSEYQVVQSLTGRHGYPETWIGGTDAPQEGIWLWSDGTSFHFSAWCRGEPNNLGNQHCIQMNFEGSKCWDDLQCDEHLPSVCAKKV; encoded by the exons ATGACTTGGGCTAGAGCTGAA AGAAATTGCTTGTCCATGGGGGCAAATCTTGCATCAGTGCGCAGCAGCAGTGAGTACCAGGTGGTTCAGAGTCTGACTGGCCGTCATGGCTACCCCGAAACTTGGATTGGAGGAACTGATGCACCCCag GAAGGTATTTGGTTGTGGAGTGATGGGACCAGTTTTCACTTTTCAGCCTGGTGCAGAGGAGAGCCCAATAATCTTGGCAATCAGCACTGTATTCAGATGAATTTTGAAG GTTCCAAGTGCTGGGATGATTTGCAGTGTGATGAACATCTGCCATCTGTCTGCGCCAAGAAAGTCTAA
- the LOC112845635 gene encoding skin secretory protein xP2-like encodes MDPADFSERFKREVTDKVNHLCDLWLAVHAEGLRCAVEKRLQETLTCFPWVLDNLFPTVADFLLNTLHLHFPVQAAPPLGQSEVHQLDTPAPTSTQKRRSRRRRSSPQPTSRTSLEPAVVSNKDTLSFPSPSVFVSAVDDHVAVSQSTAQLTSPRAEVSIPLVASPSAVAVPPFSHLLATTFLPSSSPPAATLTGPAQPEPEELALPEQELSALEELVLPEPAPLAEERGEREELSEPEELAPPAGEPAPQQLSEPPYTPPAATALPSSPPDQPSVATPQPGSSSACRRSSRHQLRSPCRCWRSSASRSRGWSPASRTAELGEQELGEREEPAPPAGELGEQELGEREEPAPPAAELGEQELGEREEPAPPAAELSEPEQEQLSEPPAEEPALLLEELNEPEGPVLLAEEPVMPARALHAIHVQRALHAIHVQRALHAIHVQRVHVGDQRFTGHVTLLAVAHRSKDATATGPGASRRRSSSAAAAVIGPGASRRRSSSAAATGPGTNRRRSSSAAAAATGPGQAAGGAAAPPPPPLDPGQAAGGAAAPPPPPLDPGQAAGTVSPLLPDLWQATGAAALPPLDQWQAPRTFLLLLPDPWPSAGAATWPSLH; translated from the exons ATGGACCCAGCGGACTTTTCGGAGAGGTTCAAGAGGGAGGTGACAGACAAAGTAAATCATCTGTGTGACCTGTGGCTGGCAGTGCACGCGGAGGGTCTACGTTGCGCCGTGGAGAAGCGGTTGCAGGAAACACTGACTTGTTTTCCCTGGGTGTTGGACAATCTTTTTCCGACTGTGGCGGATTTCCTGCTCAACACCCTTCACCTCCACTTTCCGGTCCAGGCTGCCCCCCCACTCGGCCAGTCTGAGGTTCATCAGCTTGACACGCCAGCCCCGACGTCTACCCAGAAACGACGTTCGCGCCGCCGGCGTTCCTCTCCGCAGCCGACTTCCCGGACATCTCTAgagccggctgtggtgagtaatAAGGACACTTTATCATTTCCCTCACcatctgtttttgtgtctgcagtGGACGATCATGTTGCTGTAAGCCAGAGTACAGCGCAGCTAACATCACCTCGGGCTGAGGTCTCCATACCACTTGTGGCTTCACCATCTGCCGTGGCTGTTCCACCTTTCTCTCATCTGCTTGCAACCACCTTTCTGCCATCTTCCTCACCACCTGCTGCGACACTGACCGGACCTGCTCAGCCCGAGCCGGAGGAGCTCGCGTTGCCCGAGCAGGAGCTCAGCGCACTGGAGGAGCTCGTGCTGCCCGAGCCAGCGCCGCTAGCTGAGGAGCGGGGCGAGCgggaggagctcagcgagccggaGGAGCTCGCGCCGCCAGCTGGGGAGCCAGCGCCGCAGCAGCTAAGCGAGCCACCTTATACTCCACCCGCGGCTACCGCATTACCATCTTCGCCTCCGGATCAACCATCTGTAGCCACACCGCAGCCGGGGAGCAGCTCGGCGTGCCGGAGGAGCTCGCGTCACCAGCTGAGGAGCCCGTGCCGCTGCtggaggagctcagcgagcagGAGCCGGGGCTGGAGCCCTGCGAGCCGGA CTGCGGAGCTCGGAGAGCAGGAGCTCGGAGAGCGGGAGGAGCCCGCACCGCCAGCTGGGGAGCTCGGAGAGCAGGAGCTCGGAGAGCGGGAGGAGCCCGCACCGCCTGCTGCGGAGCTCGGAGAGCAGGAGCTCGGAGAGCGGGAGGAGCCCGCACCGCCAGCTGcggagctcagcgagccggaGCAGGAGCAGCTCAGCGAGCCACCAGCTGAGGAGCCAGCGCTGCTGCTGGAGGAGCTCAACGAGCCGGAGGGACCGGTGTTGCTAGCAGAGGAGCCCGTGATGCCAGCG CGCGCCCTCCACGCCATCCACGTCCAGCGCGCCCTCCACGCCATCCACGTCCAGCGCGCCCTCCACGCCATCCACGTCCAGCGCGTCCACGTCGGCGACCAGCGCTTCACAGGGCATGTGACACTCCTCGCTGTTGCTCATCGGAGCAAGGACGCCACCGCCACTGGACCCGGGGCAAGCCGCCGGAGGAGCAgcagcgccgccgccgccgTCATTGGACCCGGGGCAAGCCGCCGGAGGAGCAGCAGCGCCGCCGCCACTGGACCCGGGACAAACCGCCGGAGGAGCAgcagcgccgccgccgccgccactGGACCCGGGCAAGCCGCCGGAGGAGCAgcagcgccgccgccgccgccactGGACCCAGGGCAAGCCGCCGGAGGAGCAgcagcgccgccgccgccgccactGGACCCAGGGCAAGCCGCCGGAACCGTTTCGCCGCTGCTACCGGACCTGTGGCAGGCCACCGGAGCTGCAGCTCTGCCGCCACTGGATCAGTGGCAGGCCCCCAGAAcctttttgctgctgctgccggaCCCATGGCCGTCCGCCGGAGCTGCAACGTGGCCGTCATTGCACTAG
- the LOC106096861 gene encoding nascent polypeptide-associated complex subunit alpha, muscle-specific form-like, with amino-acid sequence MLDPADIYFSDFFEFKIRVTQLHGLWIISCAGKQAEEKEAIRAQLTRMATANPGFMDCLPADLKNFATATISSASPSSPEQQLPSVQAESPQPSGDAALPSPASGVQVGLFSLSPVSMPVSPLQQTNAAFFSPQPVAASSATFISAVAAPASTTTASRRRRRPSRHHGSQQHEVHGHVYEMTKTDKLPPKSSTEHLIPLHTYLASLCIDHATTHASKKSSFKTVFTGDASREAQLSPCGTESQARFDPEAELEDSVCSRPPEEPVAASMGVTGQFVQPLPVSAGGSGEPLQHSAAPTPPSVPAGCSGETALPSAVAMPPPATPQPEVSASPGPATPQPEVSASPGPVTPAGGSAEPIQHSATSAAAPPPGPPPATSTPSSAAPPADPSPAAATPGPASPAEPEVVATPGPASPAEPHPPLLTSAAKPRPRPAWLFLGPVKTACPWGPTKPPEESCLRHRPPAKPPEGLHAGPRRRHRPPAKPRDRSRPRCRQPPAACRLPSHPFVVSYARLTTATFHVAGPLICSVAISGTVAGHLNSTVMNSCAVGLRVDPLNFSTTDCCAIGHLNGFAMNYFSAEIMVALLKQGLGLLCPYVWTECFRFFVLCVCFFFFFFFFVVLALRP; translated from the exons ATGCTGGACCCAGCGGACATTTatttcagtgacttttttgAATTCAAGATTCGTGTTACACAGCTTCATGGACTTTGGATTATCTCCTGTGCAGGGAAGCAGGcggaggagaaggaggctaTTCGGGCTCAGTTGACCCGGATGGCCACAGCTAACCCAGGTTTTATGGACTGCCTGCCTGCAGACTTAAAGAACTTTGCTACAGCCACGATCTCCTCTGCCTCACCATCATCGCCAGAGCAGCAGCTGCCCAGTGTGCAGGCTGAATCACCCCAGCCCTCGGGTGATGCAGCTCTTCCTTCGCCGGCTTCGGGAGTACAAGTCGGCTTATTCAGTCTCTCCCCTGTGTCCATGCCTGTGTCACCACTGCAGCAGACAAATGCTGCGTTTTTCTCACCTCAACCGGTGGCTGCTTCCAGCGCTACATTCATCTCAGCCGTAGCGGCGCCGGCCTCCACAACCACGGCTTCCAGGAGGAGGCGGCGTCCAAGTCGTCACCACGGCTCACAGCAGCATGAG GTTCATGGGCATGTTTATGAAATGACCAAGACTGACAAATTACCACCCAAGTCTTCCACGGAACATCTTATCCCCCTGCATACTTACCTAGCATCCCTGTGTATCGATCATGCTACAACCCATGCTTCTAAGAAGTCAAGCTTTAAGACTGTTTTCACTGGAGATGCTAGCCGTGAGGCTCAGCTAAGCCCCTGTGGGACTGAGAGCCAGGCCAGGTTTGATCCAGAGGCTGAGTTGGAGGACTCAGTTTGCTCTCGACCTCCCGAAGAGCCTGTTGCTGCTTCCATGGGGGTCACTGGGCAGTTTGTGCAGCCTCTTCCAGTGTCTGCTGGGGGTTCAGGCGAACCACTCCAGCACTCCGCGGCTCCCACTCCGCCATCAGTTCCTGCTGGGTGCTCTGGAGAGACCGCCCTGCCGTCTGCGGTTGCCATGCCGCCACCTGCCACGCCTCAGCCAGAGGTCTCCGCCTCGCCTGGCCCTGCCACGCCTCAGCCAGAGGTCTCCGCCTCGCCTGGTCCTGTCACGCCAGCTGGAGGTTCAGCCGAGCCCATCCAGCATTCCGCAACGTCTGCTGCAGCGCCACCACCTGGTCCACCACCTGCGACTTCAACGCCGTCGTCTGCAGCGCCACCAGCTGATCCATCACCTGCAGCCGCCACGCCTGGTCCTGCCTCGCCGGCCGAGCCAGAGGTCGTCGCCACGCCTGGTCCTGCCTCGCCGGCCGAGCCACATCCACCGCTCCTTACATCCGCTGCCAAGCCACGTCCACGTCCAGCATGGCTGTTTCTGGGGCCTGTCAAAACAGCCTGTCCATGGGGACCCACCAAACCACCCGAGGAGTCTTGTCTACGCCATCGACCACCAGCCAAGCCACCCGAGGGTCTTCATGCAGGCCCACGCCGCCGCCATCGACCGCCAGCCAAGCCGCGCGACAGGTCTCGTCCACGTTGCCGCCAGCCGCCAGCCGCCTGCCGCCTGCCAAGTCATCCATTTGTGGTCAGCTATGCCCGCCTCACCACCGCCACTTTCCACGTGGCTGGCCCCCTGATCTGCTCCGTCGCCATCTCTGGAACCGTGGCCGGCCACCTGAACTCTACGGTCATGAATTCCTGTGCTGTCGGCCTCCGGGTCGACCCCCTGAACTTTTCAACTACGGACTGTTGTGCCATCGGCCACCTGAACGGCTTCGCCATGAACTACTTTTCTGCCGAGATCATGGTCGCCCTCCTGAAACAAGGTCTCGGACTCTTATGCCCTTATGTTTGGACTGAGTGCTTCAGAttctttgtgttgtgtgtgtgtttttttttttttttttttttttttgtggttttggcCCTCCGTCCTTGA